From Streptomyces sp. HUAS MG91, the proteins below share one genomic window:
- a CDS encoding bile acid:sodium symporter family protein → MPSETETPTQSTSTDRAARLAVTVFPVLVLVAGALGLLLPDAFADFTTDVPYLLGVVMFCMGLTMSLGDFKGVAQRPWAVGIGLVAHYVIMPGLGWLIANLLDLSPQLAAGVILVGCAPSGTASNVVTYLARGDVALSVSVATVSTVLAPLVTPPLTLLLAGEYLPVDAGSMVTDILKTVLLPVLAGLVVRLLFGRYVDRVLSALPWLSALTVSVIVAVVVAGSAAAIKSAAAVVLLAVVLHNGLGLALGYGAGKVARLGKPASRAMAFEVGMQNSGLAASLATAHFSPLAALPAAVFSVWHNVSGALVAAWMSYRSRAERIG, encoded by the coding sequence GTGCCAAGCGAAACCGAAACCCCCACACAGAGCACGTCGACCGACCGCGCCGCCCGCCTCGCGGTGACCGTCTTCCCCGTGCTCGTCCTCGTCGCGGGCGCGCTGGGGCTCCTGCTGCCGGACGCGTTCGCGGACTTCACGACCGATGTGCCGTACCTGCTGGGCGTGGTCATGTTCTGCATGGGGCTGACCATGAGCCTCGGCGACTTCAAGGGCGTCGCCCAGCGGCCGTGGGCGGTCGGCATCGGGCTCGTCGCGCACTACGTGATCATGCCGGGGCTCGGCTGGCTGATCGCCAACCTCCTCGATCTGTCGCCGCAGCTCGCGGCGGGCGTGATCCTCGTCGGCTGCGCGCCCAGCGGCACGGCGTCGAACGTCGTGACCTACCTCGCGCGCGGCGACGTCGCGCTCTCCGTGTCGGTCGCGACCGTCTCCACCGTCCTCGCGCCGCTCGTCACCCCGCCGCTGACGCTGCTCCTTGCCGGTGAGTACCTGCCGGTCGACGCGGGCTCGATGGTGACGGACATCCTCAAGACCGTGCTGCTGCCGGTGCTCGCGGGCCTCGTCGTGCGGCTGCTGTTCGGGCGGTACGTGGACCGGGTGCTGAGCGCGCTGCCCTGGCTGTCCGCGCTGACGGTCTCCGTGATCGTCGCGGTGGTCGTGGCGGGCAGCGCCGCCGCGATCAAGTCGGCGGCGGCCGTGGTGCTGCTGGCCGTCGTGCTGCACAACGGGCTCGGCCTCGCGCTCGGCTACGGCGCGGGGAAGGTCGCCCGGCTCGGGAAGCCCGCGTCGCGCGCGATGGCCTTCGAGGTGGGCATGCAGAACTCCGGGCTGGCCGCCTCCCTCGCGACCGCCCACTTCAGCCCCCTGGCCGCGCTGCCCGCGGCCGTGTTCTCGGTCTGGCACAACGTGTCCGGCGCGCTCGTGGCGGCCTGGATGTCGTACCGGTCCAGGGCCGAGCGCATCGGCTGA
- a CDS encoding ADP-ribosylglycohydrolase family protein: protein MTPATPETSQLDRALGAFHGLALGDALGMPTQVMSRADVVRVYGTLDGFEPALPDNPVSAGMPAGSVTDDTDQAVIVARLIVEGGGHVDPLRFAEELLAWEREMKAKGSFDLLGPSTKAALDAVARGTDPKEAGKYGTTNGAAMRVTPVGIAFRCDDTETFLDRVVESCQVTHDTTIGIAGAAAVAAAVSTGVAGGTLDQVFDAAISASAAGARRGNWIAGASISARIGWARELVAGLDEAAALDRIDALIGTSVASQESVPAAFAVLALTGGDPWRSALLAANLGGDSDTIGAIAGAIAGSVHGLGALPADAVRTLREVNSLELEPLTRQLLTHRA, encoded by the coding sequence GTGACACCCGCAACACCCGAAACATCTCAGCTCGACCGCGCCCTCGGCGCCTTCCACGGCCTCGCGCTCGGCGACGCCCTCGGCATGCCGACGCAGGTCATGTCCCGGGCCGACGTCGTCCGCGTGTACGGCACCCTCGACGGCTTCGAGCCGGCGCTGCCGGACAACCCGGTGAGCGCGGGGATGCCCGCCGGATCCGTCACGGACGACACCGACCAGGCGGTCATCGTGGCGCGGCTGATCGTCGAGGGCGGCGGGCACGTCGACCCGCTGCGATTCGCCGAGGAACTCCTCGCCTGGGAGCGGGAGATGAAGGCCAAGGGGTCGTTCGACCTGCTCGGCCCGTCGACCAAGGCGGCCCTCGACGCCGTGGCCCGGGGCACCGACCCCAAGGAGGCCGGGAAGTACGGCACGACGAACGGCGCCGCGATGCGGGTCACCCCGGTCGGCATCGCCTTCCGCTGCGACGACACCGAGACGTTCCTGGACCGGGTCGTCGAGTCCTGCCAGGTCACGCACGACACCACCATCGGCATCGCGGGCGCGGCGGCGGTCGCGGCCGCGGTCTCCACCGGCGTCGCGGGCGGCACCCTCGACCAGGTCTTCGACGCCGCGATCAGCGCGTCCGCCGCCGGGGCCCGGCGCGGCAACTGGATCGCGGGCGCCAGCATCTCGGCGCGCATCGGCTGGGCGCGCGAGCTCGTCGCCGGTCTCGACGAGGCGGCGGCGCTGGACCGGATCGACGCGCTGATCGGCACCAGCGTCGCCAGCCAGGAGTCGGTGCCCGCCGCCTTCGCCGTGCTCGCGCTGACCGGCGGCGACCCGTGGCGCTCCGCGCTGCTGGCCGCGAACCTCGGCGGCGACAGCGACACGATCGGCGCCATCGCGGGCGCGATCGCCGGTTCCGTGCACGGCCTCGGCGCCCTGCCCGCCGACGCCGTACGCACTCTGCGCGAGGTCAACTCCCTCGAACTGGAGCCGCTGACCCGGCAGTTGCTCACCCACCGCGCCTGA
- a CDS encoding FAD:protein FMN transferase — protein MGTVFSFTVRDSPTPPLRRALDDAEALLHHVDRVFSTYREDSAVSALVRGERVPDAWWPEVDEVLELCARAERESEGWFSARHSAALDPSGVVKGWAVERAARLLCDAGAAAVCVNGGGDVQLHGGPWRVGIAHPLEPGAVAAVVASAAGALAVATSGTAERGCHIVDPHTGRPPDGAPASLTVVYPGLTRADTVATAAYARGAGARAWLELLPDVAAFAVDADGTTWTTGRFDTGRDTDHGNGRETGRETGQK, from the coding sequence ATGGGCACGGTGTTCTCGTTCACGGTGCGGGACTCCCCGACTCCCCCGCTGCGCAGGGCACTCGACGACGCCGAGGCGCTGCTCCACCATGTGGACCGGGTGTTCTCCACCTACCGGGAGGACAGCGCGGTCAGCGCCCTGGTCCGCGGTGAGCGGGTGCCCGACGCCTGGTGGCCCGAGGTGGACGAGGTCCTCGAACTGTGCGCGCGGGCCGAACGCGAGAGCGAGGGCTGGTTCTCGGCGCGGCACTCGGCTGCGCTCGATCCGAGCGGTGTGGTGAAGGGGTGGGCGGTGGAGCGGGCGGCGCGGCTGCTGTGCGACGCGGGCGCCGCGGCGGTGTGCGTGAACGGCGGCGGTGACGTCCAGCTCCACGGCGGGCCCTGGCGGGTCGGCATCGCCCATCCGCTGGAGCCCGGCGCGGTGGCGGCCGTCGTCGCCTCGGCCGCGGGCGCGCTCGCGGTGGCCACGTCCGGCACCGCCGAGCGCGGCTGCCACATCGTCGACCCGCACACCGGACGCCCGCCGGACGGCGCCCCGGCCTCGCTGACGGTGGTGTACCCCGGCCTGACCCGCGCGGATACCGTGGCGACGGCGGCGTACGCGCGCGGAGCGGGCGCCCGGGCCTGGCTGGAACTACTGCCGGACGTTGCGGCGTTCGCCGTGGACGCGGACGGGACGACCTGGACGACGGGCCGTTTCGACACCGGTCGCGACACCGACCACGGCAACGGCCGCGAGACCGGTCGCGAGACCGGTCAAAAATAA
- a CDS encoding GntR family transcriptional regulator produces MPGQVHKHHHVARVLADEIRAGVHTGGSKLPGEHALRERFGVSRTTVRQALGVLGEQGLIETHAGIGSIVTFDGTPLDQRLGWTRALAAQGTELTTRVLRLERIRDAALAAELGLESDEFTALDRVRQLPDGQGVSLEFSRVPAVGPLADLAERGLDGGSLSRTLTAAGRIPDSAEAHIAVAGLKENDSAALRRSPGEPFLRVAQVFRDAAGGVVEQVTSLLDPARFQLHVRTGRGDQP; encoded by the coding sequence ATGCCTGGACAGGTTCACAAGCATCATCACGTCGCCCGCGTTCTCGCCGACGAGATCCGCGCGGGCGTGCACACCGGCGGCAGCAAACTGCCCGGCGAGCACGCCCTGCGGGAGCGGTTCGGGGTCAGCCGCACCACCGTGCGGCAGGCCCTCGGGGTCCTCGGCGAGCAGGGGCTCATCGAGACGCACGCCGGGATCGGCTCGATCGTCACCTTCGACGGTACGCCGCTCGACCAGCGTCTCGGCTGGACCAGGGCGCTCGCCGCGCAGGGCACCGAGCTGACCACGCGCGTGCTGCGCCTCGAGCGGATCAGGGACGCGGCGCTGGCCGCCGAACTCGGCCTGGAAAGCGACGAGTTCACCGCCCTGGACCGGGTGCGGCAGCTGCCGGACGGGCAGGGCGTCTCGCTGGAGTTCAGCCGCGTCCCCGCCGTGGGGCCGCTGGCGGACCTGGCCGAGCGCGGCCTCGACGGCGGCTCCCTGAGCCGCACGCTCACCGCGGCGGGCCGGATCCCCGACTCGGCCGAGGCGCACATAGCCGTCGCCGGGCTCAAGGAGAACGACTCCGCCGCCCTGCGCCGCTCCCCCGGTGAGCCCTTTCTCCGTGTCGCCCAGGTGTTCCGCGACGCGGCGGGCGGCGTGGTCGAGCAGGTGACGAGCCTGCTCGATCCCGCCCGGTTCCAACTGCACGTACGTACCGGCCGAGGAGACCAGCCGTGA
- a CDS encoding ferredoxin reductase family protein, which translates to MVTATRIPPPMRHRTPAAGPRRSPAVPLLTAAWAGGCAVLGLWWADTGSVIGAAGWLNGSGRITGLLCGYMCALLVALMARTPWLERGVGSDRAVRWHASAGRWTVGLLLAHTVLITLGYAAQAHDNAVREFLTITLDLPEMLKGALGAAILLTVGFVSARAVRRRMRYETWYYLHLLTYGAVFLAFWHQLALGADFVGNAAARAAWYALYAGAAGLVLWFRVLVPVRLNLRHRLRVEAVVPEAPGVHSVWVRGRHLERLGARPGQFLRWRFLSPGLWHTSHPYSLSAPPRPDLLRITVKALGDHSAAVPTVRRGTRVWAEGPYGALTADRRRRRKVLLLAGGTGITPLRALFETLPAAPGDLTLLYRGRSAEELALRHELEAIAGRRGARLLYALNAPDGSRVPITADRLRATLPDIAEHDVFLCGPRPLSVAAYDALRAAGVPASRIHDESFEF; encoded by the coding sequence ATGGTCACCGCGACCCGCATCCCGCCCCCGATGCGCCACCGCACGCCGGCCGCCGGGCCGCGCCGCTCCCCCGCGGTGCCCCTGCTGACCGCGGCCTGGGCGGGCGGCTGCGCCGTGCTCGGGCTGTGGTGGGCCGACACCGGCTCCGTGATCGGCGCGGCTGGCTGGCTGAACGGCTCCGGGCGGATCACCGGCCTGCTGTGCGGCTACATGTGCGCGCTGCTGGTCGCGCTGATGGCCCGTACACCCTGGCTGGAGCGCGGTGTCGGCAGCGACCGCGCGGTGCGCTGGCACGCCTCGGCGGGCCGGTGGACGGTCGGGCTGCTGCTCGCCCACACGGTGCTGATCACGCTCGGGTACGCGGCGCAGGCGCACGACAACGCCGTGCGCGAGTTCCTGACGATCACCCTGGACCTGCCGGAGATGCTGAAGGGCGCGCTGGGCGCGGCGATCCTGCTGACGGTCGGCTTCGTGTCGGCGCGGGCGGTGCGACGCCGGATGCGGTACGAGACCTGGTACTACCTGCATCTGCTCACCTACGGCGCGGTCTTCCTGGCGTTCTGGCACCAACTGGCGCTCGGCGCCGACTTCGTGGGCAACGCCGCCGCGCGGGCCGCCTGGTACGCGCTGTACGCGGGTGCCGCCGGGCTGGTGCTGTGGTTCCGGGTGCTGGTGCCGGTGCGGCTGAACCTGCGGCACCGGCTGCGCGTCGAGGCCGTGGTGCCGGAGGCGCCCGGGGTGCACTCGGTGTGGGTGCGCGGCCGGCACCTGGAGCGGCTGGGTGCCCGGCCGGGGCAGTTCCTCCGCTGGCGGTTCCTCTCCCCGGGGCTGTGGCACACCTCGCACCCGTACTCGCTGTCCGCGCCGCCGCGCCCCGATCTGCTGCGGATCACCGTGAAGGCGCTGGGCGACCACAGCGCGGCGGTGCCGACGGTGCGGCGCGGCACCCGGGTGTGGGCGGAGGGCCCGTACGGGGCGCTGACCGCGGACCGGCGGCGCCGACGCAAGGTGCTGCTGCTCGCCGGAGGCACCGGGATCACCCCGCTGCGCGCCCTCTTCGAGACGCTGCCCGCCGCGCCCGGCGACCTCACCCTGCTCTACCGGGGGCGCAGCGCCGAGGAGTTGGCGCTGCGGCACGAACTGGAGGCGATAGCCGGCCGGCGCGGGGCGCGGCTGCTGTACGCGCTGAACGCGCCGGACGGGAGCCGCGTCCCGATCACCGCCGACCGGCTGCGGGCGACGCTCCCCGACATCGCGGAGCACGACGTGTTCCTGTGCGGGCCGCGGCCGCTGTCGGTCGCCGCGTACGACGCCCTGCGGGCGGCCGGGGTGCCCGCGTCCCGCATCCACGACGAGTCCTTCGAGTTCTGA
- a CDS encoding cytosine permease, with product MAASTKNDRVGTVETRGIEPVPDDERHGHASQMFWTWFAANISILGLPLGATLVAFRGLNIWQAVLVAVVGAVGSFALVGALSLAGKKGGAPALTLSRAVFGQRGNHGPTLVTWLSRVGWETISTTTAAYALLALLNTLFGFGQGTVLTLICLLVFIACTLLISGLGHATIMWINKWATVGFGVLNLIVMGFLVATVDWRKVLDAPAGQSSAVVAGIGFIASGTGIGWANAGADYARYLPRAIPGGRLVRASAFGAGIPLVLLISLGSLLTAGDSSLATSSDPVSAINAMLPSWMAVPYLIAAFGGLLMSNHLSTYSAGLTMITLGLRVPRAWAVCVDVVLMFLGGIYFMLIAGDFYGPFTTFLTLLAVPISAWIGVIVVDMLRGRQYDSAALMDTGRGSRYWYRGGFHPPAVAAWVVAIVAGLLFTTAATSADDVWFKGPLATSWLGTNGLGWLVAIVVGAAVYAVLGRRSPVTVDAAPAPTALEEATR from the coding sequence ATGGCCGCTTCGACGAAGAACGACCGCGTCGGCACCGTGGAGACCCGAGGGATCGAACCGGTCCCCGACGACGAACGGCACGGACACGCGAGCCAGATGTTCTGGACGTGGTTCGCCGCGAACATCTCGATCCTCGGGCTGCCGCTCGGCGCGACGCTCGTCGCCTTCCGCGGTCTGAACATCTGGCAGGCCGTGCTCGTCGCGGTCGTCGGCGCGGTCGGTTCGTTCGCCCTGGTCGGCGCGCTCAGCCTGGCCGGGAAGAAGGGCGGCGCGCCCGCCCTGACGCTGTCGCGGGCGGTGTTTGGGCAGCGCGGCAACCACGGGCCGACGCTGGTGACGTGGCTGAGCCGGGTGGGCTGGGAGACGATCTCGACCACCACGGCCGCGTACGCGCTGCTCGCCCTCCTCAACACCTTGTTCGGGTTCGGCCAGGGCACCGTGCTCACCCTGATCTGCCTGCTGGTCTTCATCGCCTGCACGCTGCTGATCAGCGGTCTCGGGCACGCCACGATCATGTGGATCAACAAGTGGGCGACGGTCGGCTTCGGCGTCCTGAACCTGATCGTGATGGGCTTCCTCGTCGCCACGGTCGACTGGCGGAAGGTGCTCGACGCGCCCGCGGGACAGTCCAGCGCGGTCGTCGCCGGCATCGGGTTCATCGCCTCGGGCACCGGCATCGGCTGGGCCAACGCCGGTGCGGACTACGCCCGTTACCTGCCCCGGGCCATTCCCGGCGGGCGGCTCGTGCGCGCCTCGGCCTTCGGGGCCGGCATCCCGCTGGTGCTGCTGATCTCGCTGGGCTCGCTGCTCACGGCCGGCGACTCCTCGCTCGCGACCTCCTCGGACCCGGTCTCGGCGATCAACGCGATGCTGCCGTCGTGGATGGCGGTCCCGTACCTGATCGCGGCCTTCGGCGGACTGCTGATGTCCAACCACCTGTCCACGTACTCGGCCGGCCTGACGATGATCACGCTCGGTCTGCGGGTGCCGCGCGCGTGGGCGGTCTGCGTCGACGTCGTCCTGATGTTCCTCGGCGGCATCTACTTCATGCTGATCGCCGGTGACTTCTACGGCCCGTTCACTACGTTCCTGACGCTGCTCGCGGTGCCGATCTCGGCGTGGATCGGTGTGATCGTCGTCGACATGCTGCGCGGCCGCCAGTACGACTCCGCGGCGCTGATGGACACCGGGCGCGGCAGCCGTTACTGGTACCGCGGCGGCTTCCATCCGCCCGCCGTCGCCGCCTGGGTGGTGGCGATCGTGGCCGGTCTGCTGTTCACGACGGCCGCGACGAGCGCGGACGACGTGTGGTTCAAGGGGCCGCTCGCCACGTCCTGGCTCGGCACGAACGGCC
- a CDS encoding FMN-binding protein: MKTHPLRRTVLTCAATVTVTVLALALKPHGVTVTAAPAGPAPSSAGSGGSSSASSGGSSGGASGASASATRTVTGDTVRTRYGPVQVELTLEGSKITAARAVRTPADEPRSRQISGSAVPTLVQETLAAQSARIDTVSGATFTSEGYISSLQSALDRARG, encoded by the coding sequence ATGAAGACCCATCCGCTCCGCCGCACGGTGCTCACCTGCGCCGCGACCGTCACGGTGACCGTGCTGGCGCTCGCGCTGAAGCCGCACGGGGTGACGGTGACCGCCGCGCCCGCGGGTCCGGCGCCGTCCAGCGCCGGCTCCGGCGGTTCGTCCAGCGCCAGCTCCGGCGGTTCGTCGGGCGGCGCCTCCGGCGCGTCGGCGTCCGCCACCCGTACCGTCACGGGCGACACCGTGCGGACCCGCTACGGCCCCGTCCAGGTCGAACTCACCCTGGAAGGCTCGAAGATCACGGCGGCGCGGGCCGTGCGCACGCCCGCCGACGAGCCGCGCAGTCGGCAGATCAGCGGCTCGGCCGTGCCGACGCTGGTCCAGGAGACGCTCGCCGCGCAGAGCGCGCGGATCGACACTGTCTCGGGCGCCACCTTCACCAGCGAGGGTTACATCTCCTCGCTGCAGAGCGCGCTGGACCGGGCCCGTGGGTGA